One Hydrogenispora ethanolica genomic region harbors:
- a CDS encoding MarR family winged helix-turn-helix transcriptional regulator — MKSSNLERVSKLFCQAISFRILRPSLEKLAKDELTEVQLSCLRFAHLHPEPSVGEIAEGLGISNAASAKLIDRLVKKFLLTREEDPVDRRVLKIKLTPESRRLLEEIYRIEHEQFETLFGAMPEADRKALEQGLSSFLRAAIQAPEQLEAICLRCGWTHDLECHGNQIFRALTGHDKEKV, encoded by the coding sequence TTGAAGAGCAGTAATTTGGAGCGGGTATCCAAACTGTTCTGTCAGGCCATCAGTTTTCGCATACTCCGGCCTTCATTGGAGAAGCTGGCCAAGGACGAGCTCACCGAGGTGCAACTTTCCTGCCTGCGTTTTGCGCACCTGCATCCGGAACCATCGGTGGGGGAGATTGCCGAGGGCCTCGGCATCAGCAACGCGGCCAGCGCCAAATTGATCGATCGCCTGGTGAAAAAGTTCCTCCTGACCCGGGAGGAAGATCCGGTGGACCGCCGGGTGCTCAAGATCAAACTGACTCCGGAAAGCCGTCGGCTATTGGAGGAAATCTACCGGATCGAGCACGAACAATTCGAAACCCTCTTCGGAGCGATGCCGGAAGCCGACCGCAAGGCGTTGGAACAAGGATTGAGCAGCTTTCTGCGGGCGGCAATCCAAGCGCCCGAGCAGCTCGAAGCGATCTGCCTGCGCTGCGGCTGGACCCATGACCTGGAATGCCATGGCAACCAAATCTTCCGCGCGTTGACGGGACACGATAAAGAGAAGGTGTGA
- a CDS encoding desulfoferrodoxin: protein MAKRLEIYKCEVCGNMVEVVHAGDGQLVCCNQPMKLIVENTVDAAKEKHVPVIEKVEGGYLVKVGSVTHPMEEKHYIEWIELIADGRAYRKFLKPGEAPEAFFAVDAADVTAREYCNIHGLWKA, encoded by the coding sequence ATGGCGAAACGGTTGGAGATTTACAAGTGCGAGGTCTGTGGAAACATGGTCGAGGTGGTTCACGCCGGGGACGGACAGCTGGTCTGCTGTAATCAGCCCATGAAGCTGATCGTCGAAAACACGGTGGATGCGGCCAAGGAAAAGCATGTGCCGGTCATTGAGAAGGTCGAGGGCGGTTACTTGGTGAAGGTCGGCAGCGTTACCCATCCGATGGAGGAGAAACACTATATCGAATGGATCGAATTGATCGCCGACGGCAGGGCCTACCGGAAGTTCCTAAAACCGGGCGAGGCTCCCGAAGCCTTCTTCGCGGTCGACGCGGCCGATGTCACCGCCAGAGAGTATTGTAATATCCACGGTTTATGGAAAGCCTAA
- a CDS encoding ferritin — protein sequence MVSTKLLEALNGQIRLEMESSQLYLAMAAYFHDRNLDGMAQWMRAQSSEEYGHAMRIFDHLRDRGSRIRLEGLSQPKGEWTSPLEAFEEAYRHEQFITGKINDLVKLAAAESDYPAGIMLQWFVSEQVEEESSVSKVVQQLKLIGNSGSGLVMLDRQLGKRS from the coding sequence ATGGTATCGACGAAACTATTGGAGGCGCTCAACGGACAGATCCGGCTGGAGATGGAGTCTTCCCAACTGTATTTGGCCATGGCCGCTTACTTTCATGACCGGAATTTGGACGGAATGGCGCAATGGATGCGGGCGCAGTCCAGCGAGGAATATGGCCACGCCATGCGGATCTTCGACCACTTGCGGGACCGCGGCAGCCGGATCCGGCTGGAAGGCCTGAGCCAGCCCAAAGGGGAATGGACTTCGCCGCTCGAAGCCTTTGAGGAGGCCTACCGCCATGAACAGTTCATCACCGGCAAAATCAACGACCTGGTGAAACTGGCCGCCGCCGAGTCCGATTATCCGGCCGGGATCATGCTGCAGTGGTTCGTCTCCGAACAGGTGGAGGAGGAGAGTTCCGTCTCCAAAGTCGTCCAGCAGTTGAAGCTGATCGGCAACTCCGGTTCCGGGCTGGTCATGCTCGACCGGCAGTTGGGGAAACGTTCCTAG
- the map gene encoding type I methionyl aminopeptidase → MNTANEGEACWCGSGLAYAECHREIERKAEEYRKKGWLIPGRGMIKTPAQLAGIRESGRLTRRILDLVGAEIRPGVTTAALDRWVHRYTLEQGAYPAPLGYRGFPKSVCISVNEVICHGIPDERQVLREGDIVNIDVTTILNGFYADASRMYSVGAVSPAAARLVRVAKEAMERGIAQVKPFQPLDGIGNAIEPFVRSHGYSVVRDLGGHGVGLAFHEALHVDHFAKRSSGYLLLPGMVFTVEPMINAGGPDCRYLDDGWTVLTRDGALSAQWEHTVAVTRDGVEILT, encoded by the coding sequence ATGAACACGGCCAACGAAGGGGAAGCCTGCTGGTGCGGGAGCGGCCTGGCTTACGCCGAATGCCATCGGGAGATCGAACGGAAAGCGGAGGAGTACCGCAAGAAAGGCTGGCTGATCCCGGGGCGGGGGATGATCAAGACTCCGGCGCAGCTGGCCGGGATCCGGGAGAGCGGCCGGTTGACCCGGCGGATCCTGGACCTGGTGGGAGCGGAGATCCGGCCGGGAGTTACCACCGCCGCGCTCGACCGCTGGGTCCACCGGTACACGCTGGAGCAGGGAGCCTATCCGGCGCCACTGGGCTACCGGGGTTTCCCCAAAAGCGTTTGCATCTCGGTGAACGAGGTCATCTGCCACGGGATTCCCGACGAGCGACAGGTTTTGCGCGAAGGGGACATCGTGAATATCGACGTCACCACGATTTTGAATGGCTTTTACGCCGATGCCAGCCGGATGTACTCGGTCGGCGCGGTGAGTCCCGCCGCCGCGCGGCTGGTGCGGGTGGCCAAGGAAGCGATGGAGAGGGGGATCGCTCAAGTCAAACCGTTCCAGCCTTTGGACGGCATCGGTAACGCCATCGAGCCGTTCGTCCGTTCCCACGGCTACTCGGTGGTCCGCGATCTGGGAGGACACGGCGTGGGGCTAGCCTTTCATGAAGCACTGCATGTCGACCACTTCGCCAAACGGAGCTCCGGTTATCTCCTCCTGCCGGGGATGGTCTTCACCGTTGAGCCGATGATCAATGCCGGAGGCCCCGACTGCCGCTATCTGGATGACGGTTGGACGGTGCTCACCCGCGACGGCGCGCTCTCGGCCCAATGGGAACATACGGTGGCGGTGACCCGCGACGGGGTGGAGATCCTGACCTGA
- a CDS encoding M20 family metallopeptidase, producing MVKKELALLAELVNIDSGTGDREGLQRVAAVLEREVSDLGLSWETLEAGNGSLHYVARRGHGAPLLLIAHLDTVFARGTAAARSFRSAGERALGPGVADCKAGVVTILGALAKLAEVGWPDRELICLFNSDEEIGSPGSREIIERLARGAVAALVVEPADGESLIVARKGIGRFVLRVTGKAAHSGANYSEGCNAVLELAHKIIDIQSLTDLAAGVTLNVGVVQGGQRPNIVPDLAVAEIDLRTVRPGQETRVMAELRRIARECRVPGTRATLSGGITRPPMPASPAGRRLFEEFQKAARGLGFELTACESGGGSDANLVAALGIPVIDGVGPSGGGYHSETEYLEIPSLFRRIDLLAEVLGRPGAFPAAPL from the coding sequence ATGGTAAAGAAAGAATTGGCGCTCCTGGCCGAACTGGTCAATATCGATTCGGGGACCGGAGACCGCGAAGGCTTGCAACGGGTCGCGGCGGTTCTGGAACGGGAAGTTTCGGATCTCGGCCTTTCCTGGGAGACGCTTGAGGCCGGGAACGGTTCCCTGCATTATGTGGCGCGGCGCGGTCACGGCGCGCCGCTGTTGCTCATCGCCCACCTGGATACGGTGTTCGCCAGGGGCACGGCCGCCGCGCGGAGCTTCCGCAGCGCCGGGGAACGGGCCCTGGGGCCGGGCGTGGCGGATTGCAAAGCGGGCGTGGTGACGATCCTCGGCGCCTTGGCCAAGTTGGCGGAGGTTGGCTGGCCGGACCGGGAATTGATCTGCCTTTTCAATTCGGATGAGGAGATCGGATCGCCGGGATCGCGGGAGATCATTGAGCGGTTGGCCCGGGGGGCCGTTGCGGCGCTGGTGGTGGAGCCGGCCGACGGCGAGAGCTTGATCGTGGCCCGCAAGGGAATCGGCCGGTTTGTGCTGCGGGTGACCGGCAAGGCGGCCCACTCCGGCGCCAATTATTCCGAAGGCTGCAACGCAGTACTCGAGCTGGCCCATAAGATCATCGATATTCAGAGCCTGACCGACCTGGCGGCCGGCGTCACCCTTAACGTGGGGGTGGTCCAGGGCGGGCAACGCCCCAACATCGTACCGGATCTGGCGGTGGCCGAGATCGATCTCCGGACGGTCCGGCCCGGCCAGGAGACGCGGGTCATGGCGGAGTTGCGGCGGATCGCCCGGGAATGCCGGGTGCCCGGCACCCGGGCCACCTTGAGCGGCGGGATCACCCGGCCGCCCATGCCCGCCAGTCCCGCCGGCCGGCGGTTGTTTGAGGAATTTCAAAAGGCCGCCCGGGGATTGGGGTTCGAATTGACCGCCTGCGAATCGGGCGGGGGCTCCGACGCCAATCTGGTGGCGGCGCTGGGAATCCCGGTCATCGACGGCGTCGGTCCGAGCGGCGGCGGCTATCACTCTGAGACGGAATACCTGGAGATCCCCAGCCTTTTCCGGCGGATCGACCTGCTGGCGGAGGTCCTGGGGCGCCCCGGGGCGTTTCCGGCCGCCCCGCTTTGA